Proteins encoded together in one Mercenaria mercenaria strain notata chromosome 18, MADL_Memer_1, whole genome shotgun sequence window:
- the LOC123538196 gene encoding uncharacterized protein LOC123538196 — MPKQALSMPDIEQIVSFLSSYANANGLPLPGRLQNYRQQSVILLPSDQSKADIHALYNEAAQQNSFRAVSLSEFKKIWLQQCPHKVICKPATDLCAKCKKYAHEISNSGNLSEEDKETLLENYRTYLSKAKCQRDYYREKCEAAKLNYSVMTPEQKLRGQPPCSLPGTQQFSFDFAQQLFYPHHAQQVGPLYFKTPRKCQCFGVCSCRSLGTQVFHLIDEAECTGKGANCVTSLLHRHFQHHGFREEHVQLQMDNCSGQNKNNTVLWYGLWRTVTGLHKTVEFSPMEAGHTKFSPDWHFGVFKSKWRHCTVETLDQIATCVLLSSKNRHNIP; from the exons ATGCCCAAGCAAGCTTTGTCAATGCCTGACATTGAACAGATTGTAAGTTTTTTGTCCAGCTATGCAAATGCTAATGGTTTGCCATTACCAGGTAGATTGCAAAATTACAGACAGCAAAGTGTTATACTGTTACCATCTGATCAGAGTAAAGCTGACATACATGCTCTTTATAATGAAGCAGCACAGCAAAATAGTTTCAGGGCAGTCAGCCTATCTGAATTCAAGAAAATATGGTTGCAACAATGTCCACACAAAGTTATTTGTAAACCAGCTACAGATCTTTGTgctaaatgcaaaaaatatgcaCATGAAATCTCTAACAGTGGAAACTTAAGTGAGGAAGACAAAGAAACCCTTTTAGAGAATTACAGAACATACCTGAGTAAAGCCAAATGTCAGAGAGATTACTACAGGGAAAAATGTGAGGCTGCTAAATTGAATTATTCAGTGATGACTCCAGAACAGAAGCTGAGAg GTCAGCCACCATGTTCATTGCCTGGAACACAGCAATTCTCATTTGACTTTGCCCAGCAGCTATTTTATCCACACCATGCACAACAAGTTGGACCTCTGTATTTCAAGACTCCCAGGAAGTGCCAGTGCTTTGGAGTGTGCTCATGTCGTAGTCTGG GTACACAGGTATTCCATCTCATTGATGAAGCAGAGTGCACTGGTAAAGGAGCTAACTGTGTGACCAGCTTACTGCACCGTCATTTTCAGCACCATGGGTTTAGAGAGGAGCATGTGCAGTTGCAAATGGACAATTGTTCtggacaaaacaaaaacaacactgtATTGTG GTATGGGCTATGGAGAACTGTGACTGGGCTTCATAAGACTGTTGAGTTCTCACCCATGGAAGCTGGCCATACAAAGTTTAGTCCAGATTGGCATTTTGGAGTATTCAAGTCTAAATGGCGACACTGTACAGTTGAGACCCTAGACCAGATTGCTACATGTGTTCTTCTGTCTTCAAAAAACAGGCACAACATACCTTAG